In Haliotis asinina isolate JCU_RB_2024 chromosome 15, JCU_Hal_asi_v2, whole genome shotgun sequence, the sequence tgtcgtattggccatgcaagatatactcatgcatacctattgaaaggtgaggatcccccgttttgtatcccttgttgtGAGAGAgacacggtcaagcatattttgctcgactgtgttgaattctccatcacaagggataagtattttacagttaaaaccatgaaggatctttttaccagcgttagctataatttagttattgtttttttttaaaagattgTTTTTGGGTTGAAGTTTGaacaatatgttctgtaaatataggtattttaatgattggtagtttggattagtagcttcagttgttggtggctgtaccctgtacaatcgccagcagctgaagggattgtgtaaatccaactagggtccatgcaggtagcaaaggtactgtaagtccccatggtccctagtagggtgatctaccttcggttgttggagatctatagcctgtgtttatattgtttggtccagatagtgatattaattttaactttccacactagtcttaatgataattgttatattctagttcttttgctgtccttcgttggcaggTTTTGTAATGTACTTGTGGtcgttttcattgttgaatgttctcgtcacgatacggctgaaatattgccgatatgacgtttaatatcaactcactcactcactcactcactccagttaTCAAAACAATGCCAAAATACTACCACAGATGCGGGTGTTGTACAAATAGGCAAGGTTATCTCTTCACTTTCCCTTTACGCATGTGAGTACATCTGAACCGATGACTAAGAAAACTGGCACTATACAGACAATAAGGCCACTCACACCGATATAATTTGATGAAACTCGAAAGTCAGCAATAGATATTTTCTTTCTCACGTAGGAAGATAATGTAGACGTTTTCAGAATCAGTGACGCATACTTTTCTTGCAAACTTAACAAAACATCTGGAAGCAGTTTAGTTTTGCAAGGGCAGAGACAattatgagatgttgtatgTGGAATCACGTTGTTTACCATAGACGGGTATAGGAACTGAGATACTAACGTAAAACGGGGTGCCGTTATCGGGGAAACATTTGTGGACATGTATTTGGTGGTTGCTGTGAAAGGTGTTTCTGTAAATGAAGGTTGTGAAAATAAATACGAATCGTAATTATCAGTCGTGTCGATTTGTGTTTGCAATGACGTGTGCAGAAATAGTTCAGTACTCGTCGTTGGCAGAGGAACCGTTGAGTTGTCTGTCTCTAGATGTGCTGGCGGGCTAGGCGTTAATTTATCAACAGTCACATGTGGTGCAGAGGATGACGGAAGGGCCATGAAAGTaattgctgatgttgctgcaATGTGAGGCTGCATTGTTGCTGTCGGGGATGTTGTCATCGTTGCCGTTGTTTTATCTATCAGTATATTATCCTCGTCCACAGACAATAAAGACTGTTTTACTGCTGTGTCTATGAATGTTGACAACAGCGTTGATGTCGTTCTTACATGATTTGACAGTCTGATATATTGGTCTGAAGACGATGCGGAGTCTGTTGTCGTTGTCATATCCGTCGGCATCATGTTTTGCACTGATGAAAGTTCATTGTTCATTGAAGTTGTCTTGTCTGTCGCTGATTCTGAAATTTCTGATCGCAAAAGAGACAACAAAGTCATAAGTAGTGGGTACGTTAATACTCAGCAACGCTTTAGCTACTCTGGTAATATTTCAAATTAAGAGACCAGCAGCATGACCACTGATCTACGTAATGacgtgtcagcgagtctgactacccgatccggtttgtcgcctattacgacaatcATTGGTTACTGACAATCAATTCTATCCTCCCGGATCCTCATCGGAGTAGCATTtgagattgtttttttttttctttctttctttcaaggAAAATTGATTTGAACGATGAATTCTGActctgcttgtcgcaagaggtgactaacgggatcggaatCAGGCTTATCTGTCAAAAACAGATTATGCAACTGCTTTGCAATAACTTATGGGATACAGACCGCCAGAACTATAGGTAGACCACCATACCAacgagtttagttctacgccgcgttcagcaatattccagcaatagcatttcgagggacaccaggaatgtgcTTCATACATTTTACATCATTATTTCACAACGGCAACATTGTGATGACCATGCACAAACAAATAACTGAAGCACCTAAGCTAAAACCAAGACTGACTGAGGGAGGCTATGCCCCAGTGATAAGCGCCAGTCTAACGGCGTTGTATCGTAACTGCACACTGTCGTTGCGTACATAGgttataaatgaatgaatgagtgagttctacgcggcttttagccatatttcaGCAACAGGCTTCAGAAAATGTACCAAGTCTTCGGAGTGATGAGGTTATTAACGGTAATAGACAAACATGCATCTAAGGACCGTGCAGAAAAAGCGCTGTTTGAGAACCTTCAGCCAAACACACGTGGACGGCCAAATGATAGAATCCCATCAATACTAATCAATGTACCTCACCATTAAGATATATCTTGCAGACTGTAACGGCTGCATGGTTGTTGCACTTAGTGTGACTCCACACGCGACCCTTGTTATCTGCTGTTATCCATGCACACTGAAGATTGTTGGTAGTAGAAGTTTCGGACTTCGCTGAAATAGAACTCGTGGGTGAATATCTTATAAAACGTTTCCTCGCGGGGTACCTTTCCCCTTTGCGGAGGAGTTGCGAACGGATTTTCAAGGCATATAGTGAACTATCGTCGAAAAGAAGTATTTCCGGAAAATAGCCATCTGCATGTGGTCTGTGAATTTcgggtttagaattgatctcctGTAACATGAACATGTCGgaggtttggtttggtttggtttggtttggtgtgGGTGTATTTAACACAACAGGATGTCAGATAtatcaggagtgagtgagtgagttaaaatttaacgtcacataggcaatatttcagccatatcgtgacgggaacgtaccattaaaatggaatatatgagtattataaaaatctgtcgacgaaggacagtaaaacaactggaacatcacagaaaagaatgtaaaactagtagctatgccaaaaacaatttatctatagaggacaatacaatataaaactgggctatagattgctaacaactgaaggtagatcaccataccagggaccatggggacttacagtacctttgctacctgcatggaccctagctggatttacatcatcccctcagccgtcagcaatttcggaaatctagccatacaataaaaaaacacttatactacgattaaaaacctggaaatttagaatttactttgaatgtttgtggacttacggatatatcaggaccagacaataccgtgatcaacataatggacatggcgtcaaccaagtcagcgagccagaccacccgatgccgttctTCTCCTCTTGCGACAAGAATGAGTTACTCAAAGCAaacattctaacccggaccttcacgggtagaaaATGAAACTAAGGGCTGTAAAGGTAGCAAATGGACTGTGAATCCCCATGCTACCAAGGCATGTTTATCTACCTTTCACTACtggagatctatagcccatGTTTATGTTGGTGAATACTGTTATCCTCTTTACTATAAGCTATTTTTAAAGTGTATCTGTTATCTTCTATTAATTATAATGCCAAAAGACTTATCGTCACGATGTACCTGAAATATTGGCAGTAAATAATTGTAACTCACTTACCTACTCATATTGTTATACGATTACACACCAGTATATAACCATGTCACAATTAGAAAGACTGACTGGATCTTTAAACATGCGGGTTTACTCTTTGATAAATATTCATGCACACATTTTATGGGAGCGGTGTTAAcatgtaaagcttgttcaccaatcCCAGTTGATTTTCTTGAATAAGAAtaattgattttttaaaccACATCTAATCGTGTACTGTTATATATCGGACGTGTGAGAATTGCCTTCTACGTTCAGTGGAACATGCCAAATAGATGACTCCCAGGAGCTGAATAAATACTTACTTGTTTGTCTCCAGTGATGTGATGTTGGATAGGCATCCACCAAAGTGTTGTCATCCGTCCACCGCCATTCATTTGGCGAAGCTGAGTCGGTCATGCCGAGCCACAACCTTTGTCCGCCTCTCCTTAAATCAACATACCATGAAACATAATCATGTCATTCAGTACAGTCAGTACAGTAAAGTGATTTTTTTAAACCCGTCACAGTCCTTCCATTACcaggtttttttattttttatttttgttgttttcatttgtttttgtgtttgtgtgcgtgtgtgcgtgtgtgcgtgtgtgtgtgcgtgtgtgtgcgtgtgtgtgcgtgtgtttatgTTCTCAGTACACCACTGCCGTAGAACATGGGCGCAGCTTGTGCCCAGCAGGCGAAATATACTGCGATTTTAACTTTCAGCCGCGCACAGTTTCAGCCATCTATGGCGGGGGGCGACTGGTCTCAAATAATAATGGTGGCTTAGAGAAAGTTGTGATTGTCTTCTGGGAAACTGGTAAAACTGTCTTACATTCTAGCATCACCAGCTTGCACTACATCTTCACAGAAGTCATAAAAAGTCTTACATATGAAAATGAATACTTCATTAGCGAATGCTAAACAAACTTGCAGGCGGTATTTATTCTTGACGATGTATGAAGAATTATAGATAATGTTATGTGATTATATAAGTAAACTCATCATCACATATAAGCATTCACTAAATCAGAAGATGAAAGGGCCTTACGATGCATTGGATCTAAGATCAAGCAAGAGTTGATTTTCAGCCTCAGCTTTGGACGACGTGATGTTGGCACCGAGACTTCGGCACTCGCTAACAGCATCAACTCCTTTATAGGTACCAGGCAACATCTTGTAGCAGTTGCCAAGCAACGTCAGAAAATCTGGTGGACAGTCTAAACAAAGAACATGTAAGATCTTGTGCAGACTTTATCTGTATTAACATAACGCTATAAAATTCGTACCTTTATGATACAGAGACTGTATAATTATTCATACATGTCTGAAATTCTAAAATGTTGCTGTTGTGTTTCTGAAATGGCGCAATACCAATGCTATATGTGAGCGAGGGGTACATAATTGGCATATTTGTGATATACACTATAGCAGTGTGTAGCGACCTCGGGCGACCACTGCGGGACAGGATCGCTACATCCGGGTACACCACCTGCGTCATCGAACAGCTACGGCGACGACCAGTACTGCTCAACAAATACCCGGAATGAGTAGGCGTTGTGCACAGACCGTCAGGAACAGGTTGAGAGAGGCATGTTTACGTGCCAGAAGACTTTGTTTTGGCCCTGAGCTTCGACAACAACATCGTCGACATCGAGTTCAATGGTGCACCACCGTTCAGGCTTTGAACCTACCGAACTGGTCACCGGACTTAAACCCGATCGAACATCTGTGGGATGCCCTGGACAGACGAGTGCGACGCCGCAACCCTCAGCCCTAGACACTTCAGCATCGCGAGATT encodes:
- the LOC137266228 gene encoding mucin-4-like gives rise to the protein MEPYLCVFLVLLLPLFTYEKAAGDCPPDFLTLLGNCYKMLPGTYKGVDAVSECRSLGANITSSKAEAENQLLLDLRSNASRGGQRLWLGMTDSASPNEWRWTDDNTLVDAYPTSHHWRQTTKSETSTTNNLQCAWITADNKGRVWSHTKCNNHAAVTVCKIYLNEISESATDKTTSMNNELSSVQNMMPTDMTTTTDSASSSDQYIRLSNHVRTTSTLLSTFIDTAVKQSLLSVDEDNILIDKTTATMTTSPTATMQPHIAATSAITFMALPSSSAPHVTVDKLTPSPPAHLETDNSTVPLPTTSTELFLHTSLQTQIDTTDNYDSYLFSQPSFTETPFTATTKYMSTNVSPITAPRFTLVSQFLYPSMVNNVIPHTTSHNCLCPCKTKLLPDVLLSLQEKYASLILKTSTLSSYVRKKISIADFRVSSNYIGVSGLIVCIVPVFLVIGSDVLTCVKGK